The proteins below are encoded in one region of Paraburkholderia aromaticivorans:
- a CDS encoding flavin reductase family protein, which produces MTDLNSHPLRADMLLAMRRLARSVAVISCSDDERRYSMSATAVDSLSTEPPSLLICINRNSSIFPPLDQGVPFCVNVLSAQHQHIAIDCSGRLKGEERFTTGDWQSSAQGVPFLLDAQTSLICTQDGRFDYGTHAVFIGRVEQVLISGEVDPLVYVDGVYTTATAPARCVTA; this is translated from the coding sequence ATGACCGATCTCAACTCTCACCCGCTGCGCGCGGACATGTTGCTGGCGATGCGGCGTCTCGCGCGCTCGGTCGCCGTCATCAGCTGCAGCGACGACGAGCGGCGCTATTCGATGTCGGCCACCGCGGTCGATTCGCTGTCGACCGAGCCGCCTTCGCTGCTGATCTGCATCAACCGCAATTCGTCGATTTTTCCGCCGCTCGATCAGGGCGTGCCGTTCTGCGTGAACGTGCTGTCGGCGCAGCATCAGCACATCGCGATCGATTGCAGCGGGCGGCTGAAGGGCGAAGAGCGCTTCACGACCGGCGACTGGCAAAGCTCGGCGCAAGGCGTGCCGTTTCTGCTCGATGCGCAGACCAGTCTGATCTGCACACAGGACGGCCGCTTCGACTATGGCACGCACGCGGTCTTTATCGGCCGCGTCGAACAGGTGCTGATCAGTGGCGAGGTCGATCCACTCGTGTACGTGGACGGCGTCTATACGACCGCCACGGCGCCCGCGCGCTGCGTGACGGCTTGA
- a CDS encoding FAD-dependent oxidoreductase produces the protein MSEQQTQQTHVFDVVVVGSGAGGMLAACRAADRGLSAVVIEKSEVYGGTSAVSGGGIWIPCNHHIAELGATDTREAARTYLDACTKGVTASDRLDAYLDVAPEMLRYVEANTPVRYESLPKYADYFQHLPGSMPGYRALDPLPVDGASLGAEFARLRLPSPGTLIGGRVAVTSKEAHVLLSKAPGYIGLALKQFGRYWFDWRARFHSRRDRRLTLGNALAGGLRRALLDRNVPLWLNSPMRELLETDGRVTGVVVEYGGQRVRVLAKRGVILAAGGFERNQAMRERFLPRPTQAQWSATPPHNTGDAIAAGMQLGARVALMEHVWGAPTVHVDHEEKQRALFVERNLPGCVVVNGLGKRFVNEAAPYSEFVPAMYRDHAQTGASVPAWMVFDAKFRHKYPCGPIMPGAMMPDSRIPAPFRPLLYKAESLDALAAQIGVDKQGLRDTVAKMNRYAASGVDEEFGKGGNAFDTYYGDPSVKPNPCLAPLDTGPFYAVRIDAGDIGTKGGLLTDASARVLREDGSPIAGLYAIGNTGASMMGASYPGAGSTLGPAMTFGYIAANHLADVESVASDSARASTSELRGVTP, from the coding sequence ATGAGCGAACAGCAAACGCAGCAGACGCATGTGTTCGACGTGGTGGTGGTCGGCTCCGGCGCGGGTGGCATGCTGGCCGCGTGCCGTGCTGCTGACCGTGGTCTGTCGGCCGTGGTGATCGAAAAGAGCGAGGTGTACGGCGGCACGTCGGCGGTGTCGGGCGGCGGTATCTGGATTCCGTGCAATCACCATATCGCCGAACTCGGAGCGACCGATACGCGCGAAGCGGCGCGCACCTATCTCGACGCCTGCACGAAAGGCGTGACCGCTTCGGACAGACTGGATGCTTACCTCGACGTCGCGCCGGAAATGCTGCGCTATGTCGAAGCGAATACGCCGGTGCGTTACGAATCGCTGCCGAAATACGCGGACTACTTTCAGCATCTGCCGGGCTCGATGCCGGGCTATCGCGCGCTCGATCCGTTGCCGGTGGATGGCGCGTCGCTCGGCGCCGAATTCGCGCGGTTGCGTTTGCCGTCGCCGGGTACGCTGATTGGCGGCCGCGTGGCGGTGACATCGAAAGAGGCGCATGTGTTGCTGTCGAAAGCGCCCGGTTATATCGGCCTCGCGTTGAAGCAGTTCGGCCGCTACTGGTTCGATTGGCGTGCGCGTTTTCACTCGCGGCGTGATCGGCGGCTTACGCTCGGCAATGCGCTCGCGGGCGGTTTGCGCCGCGCCTTGCTCGATCGCAACGTGCCGCTGTGGCTGAACTCGCCCATGCGTGAACTGCTCGAAACCGACGGCCGCGTGACGGGCGTGGTGGTCGAGTACGGCGGCCAACGCGTGCGCGTGCTGGCTAAACGCGGCGTGATTCTTGCGGCGGGTGGCTTCGAACGGAATCAGGCGATGCGTGAGCGCTTTCTGCCGCGTCCGACGCAAGCGCAATGGAGCGCCACGCCACCGCACAACACGGGCGACGCGATCGCCGCCGGCATGCAACTCGGCGCACGCGTCGCGTTGATGGAGCACGTGTGGGGCGCGCCGACCGTGCACGTCGATCATGAGGAAAAGCAGCGGGCGTTGTTCGTCGAGCGCAATCTGCCTGGATGCGTGGTCGTCAACGGACTCGGCAAGCGTTTCGTCAACGAAGCGGCGCCGTATTCGGAGTTCGTCCCGGCGATGTACCGCGACCACGCACAAACAGGCGCCAGCGTGCCGGCGTGGATGGTGTTCGACGCGAAGTTCCGCCACAAATATCCCTGCGGGCCGATCATGCCAGGCGCGATGATGCCCGACTCGCGCATTCCCGCACCGTTCCGTCCGTTGCTTTACAAGGCCGAGTCACTGGATGCATTGGCCGCGCAAATCGGCGTGGATAAACAAGGCCTGCGCGACACGGTAGCGAAGATGAATCGCTATGCCGCGAGCGGCGTGGATGAAGAATTCGGCAAAGGCGGCAACGCGTTCGACACCTACTACGGCGACCCGAGCGTCAAACCGAACCCGTGTCTCGCGCCGCTCGACACCGGCCCGTTCTACGCGGTGCGGATCGATGCGGGCGACATCGGCACAAAGGGCGGACTGTTGACGGATGCCTCGGCCCGCGTGCTGCGCGAGGACGGCTCGCCGATTGCCGGCCTTTACGCGATCGGCAACACCGGCGCCTCGATGATGGGCGCGAGCTATCCGGGTGCGGGCTCGACACTTGGACCGGCGATGACCTTCGGCTACATCGCCGCCAATCATCTCGCCGACGTCGAGTCCGTTGCATCGGACAGCGCCCGTGCTTCAACCAGCGAACTTCGCGGAGTCACACCATGA